A genomic region of Hypomesus transpacificus isolate Combined female chromosome 19, fHypTra1, whole genome shotgun sequence contains the following coding sequences:
- the LOC124481467 gene encoding mucin-5B yields MGTIGDRQPHMLTCLAILITLAATQTVIPTSVSVFPTTTLMTQLSGVNSSYLDMVCSTWGNYHFKTFDGDMFQLPSTCNHILTSHCRSSSNYEDFNIQMRRQVVNNITTISKITMMLDGTTVEISKDSVLVNGKTVVVPYVYSGVSIKNTSSITVQSKLGLLLIWNLEDSLRIEMNPKFHNQTCGLCGDFNGVETYDEFIKNGVKQSVSSYGEQWKLDDPLETCYEPVLNAEESCGDMAFCETLFKTPVFADCANRLDFESFVKACMADMCHCDNNTSFCLCDTLSEFSRECVHAGGSPMQWRTEQFCGKTCPYNMVYQECGSPCADSCSNPQSSQLCNSHCTDGCFCPPGSVFDDVNKTGCIPVLECPCLHNGQTYGTGESYSTKCKDCMCSGGQWSCQQKDCPGTCSVEGGSHINTFDGKLYNFHGACSYVLAKECNGSQFRVQGDLVKCGLSDTETCLRSITLVLGSPPTVIKVQSSGNVLANQILTQLPLYTADVSIFQPSSFFIFIQTSVGLQLEVQLVPNMQLYITASSALKGSTCGLCGNFNDILADDFKVMSGLVEATPVAFANTWKTMASCPDVSTSFSNPCSLGVENERYATFWCTKLTDPQGAFSSCHSVINPETYKDNCMYDSCNCEKSEDCMCTAVSSYVHACAAAGIMLDGWRDGICTKYNSSCAPGTVYSYNMVSCGRTCRSLSQTDRSCGQEFTSVDGCGCLQGTYLNQAGQCVEASSCPCYDKDTIIPAGESTSKDGASCVCKDGTLSCGGQLEALTGCIAPMVYFNCSNEPLGAPGIECEKSCETLDMFCISTDCTSGCMCPTGLVADGKGGCILEDNCPCVHNGAIYQPGQTLKEKCNTCTCKARKWECTTKECDEVCSMYGDGNYISFDNVRYTFNGGCEYTLLQNSCSGNLTSNSFRINTENVPCGTTGTTCSKNIKLYMGANELLLTDNGYQVIRENGGSFPQQISKMGIYLVIEVQPGLILMWDTKTSLFIKMSPAFQGQVCGLCGNYDGNGQNDFTTRNQETVVDPLDFGNSWKNNPTCPNTVASKPACTTNPYRQAWSLKKCSILQSQVFQACHSQVDPTPYYEACVRDSCACDSGGDCECFCTAVAAYAEACNEAGACVSWRTPQICPLFCDYYNSPDGCEWHYKPCGAPCMKTCRNPSGTCSSLIPALEGCYPSCPPSKAYFNQDSMTCVPLDQCGCYDYQGNHYSNGARVPTLERNCYTCYCTMSGVSCSYDVKACTCLYNGKTYPYGSTIYNTTDGIGNCIEAVCGVNGEITRNLYPCQTTTAPPTSTTPVTITTASSTVSTTLRPTTVFTFSTPEITSSKVTWSTTKPTITTVKLTTESTLASTLPSHTTSEQSTTTEQVTVETTVPKSTPPTTSTGETTTTKAETTNKAETTTEAIVSTSTVPPKLETTGPT; encoded by the exons ATGGGGACTATAGGGGACAGACAACCACATATGCTGACATGCCTGGCAATTCTGATCACACTAGCCGCAACACAAACAG TGATTCCAACATCGGTTTCTGTCTTCCCCACAACAACTTTGATGACCCAATTGTCAG GGGTGAACTCTTCTTACCTGGACATGGTTTGCAGTACATGGGGCAACTACCACTTCAAGACCTTTGACGGGGACATGTTCCAACTGCCCTCCACCTGCAACCACATCCTGACGTCTCACTGCCGCAGCAGCAGCAACTATGAGGACTTTAACATCCAGATGAGGAGACAGGTGGTGAACAACATAACCACCATCAGCAAGATCACCATGATGCTGGATGGCACCACAGTGGAGATCTCTAAGGACTCCGTCCTGGTCAACGGCAAGAC GGTGGTTGTGCCATATGTGTACTCTGGAGTGTCAATCAAAAATACAAGCTCCATCACAGTCCAGTCCAAACTGGGGTTGTTGCTCATCTGGAACTTGGAAGACTCACTACGG ATCGAAATGAACCCGAAATTCCACAATCAGACATGTGGGCTCTGTGGCGATTTCAATGGAGTTGAGACATATGACGAGTTCATCAAGAATG GTGTGAAGCAATCAGTGTCGTCCTACGGAGAGCAGTGGAAGCTAGACGATCCCTTGGAAACGTGTTATGAACCTGTACTCAATGCTGAAGAGAGCTGTGGAGATATG GCCTTTTGTGAGACGCTTTTCAAGACCCCAGTGTTTGCAGACTGTGCCAACCGCTTGGACTTTGAATCCTTTGTCAAAGCTTGCATGGCAGACATGTGCCACTGTGACAACAACACCTCCTTCTGCCTATGTGACACCCTTTCGGAGTTTTCCCGCGAGTGTGTCCATGCAGGGGGCTCACCCATGCAGTGGAGAACAGAGCAGTTCTGTG GAAAGACATGTCCCTACAACATGGTGTACCAGGAGTGTGGCAGCCCCTGTGCTGATTCCTGCTCCAACCCCCAGAGCAGTCAGCTCTGTAACAGTCACTGCACCGACGGCTGCTTCTGccctccag GTTCTGTCTTTGATGACGTTAATAAGACAGGCTGTATCCCAGTACTCGAGTGTCCTTGCTTGCACAATGGACAAACATACGGCACAGGAGAATCCTACTCAACCAAATGTAAAGACTG CATGTGTTCCGGTGGTCAGTGGAGCTGCCAGCAGAAGGACTGTCCAGGGACGTGCTCTGTGGAGGGAGGGTCTCACATCAACACCTTCGATGGGAAACTCTACAACTTCCATGGAGCCTGCTCTTACGTGCTGGCTAAG GAATGTAATGGGTCCCAGTTCAGAGTGCAGGGAGATCTGGTGAAGTGTGGCTTGTCAGACACAGAGACCTGCCTCAGATCCATCACCCTGGTTCTGGGTAGCCCACCCACA GTGATCAAAGTCCAGTCCAGTGGGAATGTCTTAGCCAATCAGATTCTCACGCAACTTCCTCTTTACACCG CGGATGTGAGCAtcttccagccctcctccttcttcatcttcatccaGACCTCCGTGGGTCTGCAGCTGGAGGTGCAGCTCGTACCCAACATGCAGCTCTACATCACCGCCAGCTCCGCCCTCAAGGGCTCGACATGCG GTCTGTGTGGGAACTTCAATGACATCCTTGCTGATGACTTCAAGGTGATGAGTGGACTAGTGGAAGCCACCCCTGTGGCCTTTGCTAACACGTGGAAGACCATGGCCAGCTGTCCTGATGTCAGTACCTCCTTCTCAAATCCCTGTAGTCTCGGAGTGGAAAACG AGAGATATGCCACGTTCTGGTGCACCAAGCTGACAGATCCACAAGGGGCGTTCTCCTCCTGCCACTCAGTGATCAACCCAGAGACCTACAAAGAT AACTGCATGTATGACAGCTGTAACTGTGAGAAGAGTGAGGACTGCATGTGTACTGCTGTCTCTTCCTACGTCCACGCCTGTGCTGCTGCGGGGATCATGCTCGACGGCTGGAGGGACGGCATCTGCA cCAAGTACAACTCGTCCTGCGCCCCTGGGACGGTCTACAGCTACAACATGGTCAGCTGTGGGCGGACCTGCCGCTCTCTCAGCCAGACTGACCGCAGTTGCGGCCAGGAATTCACCTCTGTGGACGGCTGTGGCTGCCTCCAGGGCACCTACCTGAACCAGGCGGGCCAGTGCGTGGAGGCCAGCAGCTGCCCCTGCTACGACAAGGACACCATCATCCCAGCGGGGGAGAGCACCAGCAAGGATGGAGCCAGCTG TGTTTGTAAAGACGGAACGCTGAGCTGCGGAGGGCAACTGGAAG CGCTAACAGGCTGCATTGCTCCCATGGTTTACTTCAACTGTTCCAATGAACCACTCGGAGCCCCAGGGATTGAGTGTGAGAAGAGCTGTGAGACCTTGGACATGTTCTGT ATCAGTACAGATTGCACATCAGGCTGTATGTGTCCCACGGGCCTGGTGGCTGATGGGAAAGGTGGCTGCATCCTGGAAGACAACTGTCCCTGTGTCCACAATGGAGCTATATACCAGCCTGGTCAAACCCTCAAAGAAAAGTGTAACACCTG CACGTGCAAGGCCAGGAAATGGGAGTGCACCACAAAGGAGTGCGATGAAGTATGTTCCATGTACGGCGATGGAAATTATATAAGCTTTGACAATGTACGGTACACCTTCAATGGAGGATGTGAATACACTCTGCTACAG AACTCCTGCAGTGGCAATCTCACCTCAAACAGCTTCAGAATTAACACCGAAAATGTGCCCTGTGGTACCACAGGGACCACCTGCTCTAAAAACATCAAGCTCTATATGGGG GCTAATGAACTGCTGCTGACCGACAATGGGTACCAAGTCATTCGAGAAAATGGAGGATCATTTCCCCAGCAAATAAGTAAGATGGGAATATATTTGGTCATTGAGGTGCAGCCTGGACTCATCCTGATGTGGGACACAAAGACAAGCTTGTTCATCAAGATGAGCCCAGCGTTTCAG GGACAGGTCTGCGGTCTGTGTGGTAACTATGATGGCAACGGACAGAACGACTTTACCACTAGAAATCAAGAGACAGTGGTGGACCCACTGGACTTTGGAAACAGCTGGAAGAACAACCCCACCTGCCCTAACACTGTGGCCAGCAAACCGGCCTGTACCACCAACCCCTACAGACAAGCTTGGTCTTTAAAGAAGTGCAGTATCCTCCAGAGTCAAGTCTTCCAAGCATGTCACTCTCAG GTGGATCCAACTCCATATTATGAAGCTTGCGTGCGAGACTCGTGTGCTTGTGACAGCGGAGGAGACTGTGAATGTTTCTGTACCGCTGTGGCTGCTTATGCTGAGGCCTGCAACGAAGCTGGAGCATGTGTGTCCTGGAGAACACCACAGATATGCC CCTTGTTTTGTGACTATTACAACTCTCCTGATGGATGTGAGTGGCACTACAAGCCATGTGGAGCTCCATGTATGAAGACCTGCAGGAACCCCTCTGGGACATGCTCTAGCCTCATCCCTGCTCTGGAGG GTTGCTATCCCAGTTGCCCACCTTCCAAAGCCTACTTCAACCAGGATAGTATGACATGTGTGCCTCTTGACCAGTGTGGCTGTTATGACTACCAGGGAAACCATTACAGCAACGGAGCCCGAGTTCCAACTTTAGAAAGAAACTGTTACACTTG CTACTGTACGATGAGTGGAGTAAGCTGCAGCTACGATGTTAAAG CTTGTACATGTCTGTACAATGGTAAAACTTACCCATATGGATCGACAATCTACAATACCACGGATGGCATTGGGAACTGCATCGAAGCTGTTTGTGGAGTCAATGGGGAAATTACAAGG